One window from the genome of Streptococcus halotolerans encodes:
- a CDS encoding Stp1/IreP family PP2C-type Ser/Thr phosphatase — translation MEISLLTDIGKKRSNNQDFVNQYKNQSDVNLVILADGMGGHRAGNIASEMAVTDLGNQWAATDYTDVNQIRDWMLVTIEAENQKIHTLGTSEEFSGMGTTIEVLAFVKDVVLYAHVGDSRISLIRDGQYKQLTSDHSLVNELVKAGQLTEEEAAVHPQKNVITQSIGQASPLDIDLGIQPLQNGDFILVNSDGLSNMVSRQQKLEIILSEKTVQEKVEALVDAANQAGGLDNITVVLIAYNEEDA, via the coding sequence ATGGAAATTTCACTTTTAACAGATATTGGAAAGAAACGTTCCAATAATCAAGATTTTGTAAATCAATACAAAAATCAGAGCGATGTTAACCTTGTCATCTTAGCTGATGGCATGGGTGGACATCGCGCTGGAAACATTGCTAGTGAGATGGCTGTTACAGATTTAGGGAATCAATGGGCAGCAACAGATTACACTGATGTTAATCAAATCCGTGACTGGATGCTAGTAACAATTGAAGCTGAAAATCAAAAGATTCACACTTTAGGAACTTCTGAAGAATTTAGCGGCATGGGGACAACCATTGAGGTATTAGCCTTTGTGAAAGACGTTGTTTTATATGCCCATGTTGGTGATTCACGTATTTCTCTCATTCGTGATGGACAATATAAACAGTTAACTAGCGATCATTCTTTGGTTAATGAATTAGTTAAAGCTGGACAGTTGACTGAAGAAGAGGCTGCTGTTCACCCTCAAAAAAATGTCATTACACAATCCATCGGTCAAGCGTCACCTTTAGATATTGACTTGGGTATTCAACCGCTTCAAAATGGTGATTTTATTTTGGTTAATAGCGATGGATTATCAAACATGGTTAGTCGTCAACAGAAATTAGAGATTATTTTATCGGAAAAAACAGTACAAGAAAAAGTAGAAGCTCTTGTTGATGCAGCAAACCAAGCAGGTGGACTTGACAACATTACGGTTGTCTTGATTGCCTATAACGAGGAGGATGCTTAA
- the rsmB gene encoding 16S rRNA (cytosine(967)-C(5))-methyltransferase RsmB yields the protein MANDWKKMARGGALIVLEKVFHENAYSNIALNSLLNNRQYDDRDKSLITEIVYGTVSRKITLEWYLARFIEDRDKLEPWVYDLLMLSAYQLIYLDKLPAHAIVNDAVAIAKNRGNKKGAEKLVNAVLRKLASGNLPDIEAIKRLNKRYSIKYSLPVWLVKKLIEQYGQERAEKMFDSLFERNKASIRVTNANRLEEFKASFQADYSPLSSVGLTKSSGHFASSVAFKNGDITIQDETSQLVAPSLNIQGSDNILDACAAPGGKTVHMASYLTSGKITALDLYDHKLALIQENANRLGLTDRIETRQLDAREVANVFAPESFDKILVDAPCSGIGLIRRKPDIKYQKDIQDFASLQTIQLEILASVCQTLRKGGIITYSTCTIFKEENQDVIRTFLASHPDFEQVALDHDKKDIVVDGCLLITPEQYQTDGFFIAQLRKKA from the coding sequence TTGGCTAATGACTGGAAAAAAATGGCGCGTGGAGGTGCTCTAATTGTTTTGGAAAAAGTCTTTCATGAGAATGCTTATTCCAATATTGCTCTGAACAGCTTGCTTAACAATCGTCAGTATGACGACAGAGACAAGAGTTTAATTACCGAGATTGTCTATGGCACGGTTTCACGTAAGATAACATTGGAATGGTATTTGGCGCGATTCATTGAAGATAGGGACAAGTTGGAGCCTTGGGTTTATGATTTGCTTATGCTTAGCGCTTATCAGTTGATTTATCTGGATAAACTACCTGCTCATGCGATTGTCAATGATGCAGTTGCCATTGCTAAAAACCGAGGTAATAAAAAAGGAGCTGAGAAATTAGTCAATGCTGTTCTTCGTAAACTAGCTTCTGGGAATTTACCAGATATTGAGGCTATTAAACGTCTCAACAAGCGTTATTCCATCAAATATTCATTACCTGTTTGGCTGGTGAAAAAACTGATCGAGCAATATGGGCAAGAAAGAGCAGAAAAGATGTTTGACAGTCTTTTTGAACGAAATAAAGCTAGCATTCGTGTTACCAATGCTAACCGTTTAGAAGAATTTAAAGCTAGCTTTCAAGCCGATTACTCCCCATTATCATCAGTTGGTTTGACCAAGTCGTCGGGACATTTTGCGTCAAGTGTGGCTTTCAAAAATGGGGATATTACCATTCAAGATGAGACCAGCCAATTAGTAGCCCCTAGTCTTAACATTCAAGGTTCTGACAATATTTTGGATGCCTGTGCGGCCCCAGGAGGTAAAACGGTGCACATGGCTTCCTACTTGACATCTGGGAAAATTACTGCGCTAGATTTATATGACCATAAATTAGCGCTCATCCAAGAAAATGCTAACAGGCTAGGACTAACTGATAGGATTGAGACTAGACAATTGGATGCTAGAGAAGTGGCTAATGTCTTTGCTCCAGAGAGTTTTGACAAAATATTGGTTGATGCTCCTTGTTCAGGGATTGGTCTTATCCGCCGTAAGCCAGACATAAAATACCAGAAAGATATTCAGGATTTTGCGAGCTTACAAACCATTCAATTAGAGATTCTGGCTAGCGTTTGTCAAACCTTGCGTAAAGGTGGTATAATAACCTATAGTACTTGCACTATTTTTAAGGAAGAAAACCAAGATGTTATCAGGACTTTTTTGGCAAGTCATCCTGACTTTGAGCAAGTGGCTTTAGATCACGACAAGAAAGATATTGTAGTAGATGGCTGTCTTTTAATCACGCCAGAACAATATCAGACAGATGGCTTTTTCATCGCGCAATTGCGTAAGAAAGCCTAG
- the pknB gene encoding Stk1 family PASTA domain-containing Ser/Thr kinase, protein MIQIGKLFAGRYRILKSIGRGGMADVYLAHDLILDNEEVAIKVLRTNYQTDQIAVARFQREARAMAELSHPNIVAIRDIGEEDGQQFLAMEYVNGPDLKKYIQDHAPLSNAETVRIMSEVLSAMQLAHQKGIVHRDLKPQNVLLTKDGVAKVTDFGIAVAFAETSLTQTNSMLGSVHYLSPEQARGSKATIQSDIYAMGIMLFEMLTCHIPFDGDSAVTIALQHFQKPLPSIIFENRNVPQALENVVIKATAKKLGDRYVSTTDMYQDLGTALDPRRSRERKLVFQDSTDTKTLPKIEPAPVKETPKPVAASEPVKGAATKETSKTVNSAPNHTTNKKSKRPLWQRLFRFFILIVVILAAGFAYFVMSSSNDSVVVPDVSGQTIKQAQSTLEEAGLTVGSVARKESETVKEGRVISTSPKAGATKKEGSEIKLTVSKGTKRFDMTDYTRMTYRDAVKDLTENYGLSKKQIIKKEVSSDEHKPGEIINQTPEAGESFDPSGNDKITFEVATSATVTVPALVGYSYADAKNTLLDLGFKSSQIQTDSDRPSSSSTVYAQYPYAGTSIELSTGEGVTLYLTNPDSSASSSSSASSSGADTSMTSQPESSSSNSSSSSSHSSTDTSEGNSQTESSSDSP, encoded by the coding sequence ATGATCCAAATCGGCAAATTATTTGCTGGGCGTTATCGTATTCTTAAATCCATTGGTCGTGGTGGTATGGCTGATGTCTATTTGGCACATGACCTGATTTTAGATAATGAAGAAGTAGCCATTAAGGTGCTTCGAACCAATTATCAAACAGACCAGATTGCTGTTGCTCGTTTCCAGCGAGAAGCACGTGCGATGGCCGAATTGAGTCATCCTAATATTGTTGCAATCAGAGATATTGGCGAAGAAGATGGTCAACAATTTCTTGCAATGGAGTACGTTAACGGTCCAGATTTAAAAAAATATATTCAAGATCACGCTCCGCTATCCAATGCTGAAACAGTTCGTATTATGAGTGAGGTTCTATCTGCCATGCAGTTAGCCCATCAAAAAGGAATTGTTCACCGCGATTTGAAACCACAGAATGTTCTGTTAACAAAAGATGGTGTGGCTAAGGTTACCGACTTTGGTATTGCGGTTGCTTTTGCAGAAACCAGTCTGACCCAAACGAATTCTATGTTGGGGAGTGTGCACTACCTATCACCGGAACAAGCTCGTGGGTCAAAGGCAACGATTCAAAGTGATATCTATGCCATGGGAATTATGCTGTTTGAGATGCTTACTTGCCACATTCCTTTCGATGGCGATAGCGCTGTAACCATTGCTCTTCAGCACTTCCAAAAACCGCTGCCTTCGATTATTTTTGAAAATCGAAACGTTCCGCAAGCTTTGGAAAACGTTGTGATTAAGGCGACTGCTAAAAAACTAGGAGACCGTTATGTCTCCACAACAGACATGTATCAAGACTTAGGGACCGCTCTCGATCCTCGTAGATCGCGTGAACGAAAGCTAGTTTTCCAAGATTCGACGGATACTAAGACCTTACCTAAGATTGAACCGGCTCCTGTTAAAGAGACTCCTAAACCAGTTGCAGCATCAGAGCCAGTCAAGGGAGCGGCCACCAAAGAAACGTCTAAAACAGTTAACTCTGCACCCAACCATACGACAAATAAAAAGTCCAAAAGACCACTTTGGCAACGCTTATTCAGGTTCTTTATTTTAATTGTTGTTATATTGGCGGCTGGCTTTGCTTACTTTGTTATGTCAAGTAGCAATGATAGTGTTGTAGTACCAGATGTCTCTGGTCAAACTATTAAACAAGCGCAATCAACTCTTGAAGAGGCTGGTTTAACAGTTGGCAGTGTGGCGCGTAAAGAAAGTGAAACAGTCAAAGAAGGGCGAGTTATTTCTACCAGTCCTAAAGCAGGAGCTACTAAAAAAGAAGGTAGTGAAATTAAGTTAACAGTGTCAAAAGGGACAAAGCGTTTCGATATGACTGATTATACTAGAATGACCTATAGAGATGCTGTTAAAGATTTGACGGAAAATTATGGACTTTCGAAGAAGCAAATCATCAAAAAAGAAGTCTCAAGTGACGAACATAAACCTGGCGAAATCATTAACCAAACGCCAGAAGCTGGCGAAAGTTTTGATCCTTCTGGAAATGATAAAATCACCTTTGAGGTAGCAACTTCAGCAACTGTAACCGTTCCAGCTTTGGTTGGTTACAGTTATGCAGATGCTAAAAATACTCTGTTAGATTTAGGTTTTAAATCGTCACAGATTCAGACTGATTCGGATCGACCGTCTTCTTCATCAACTGTTTATGCTCAATATCCATATGCGGGTACTTCAATTGAACTTTCTACTGGCGAAGGTGTGACACTCTATTTGACCAACCCGGACTCATCAGCATCTAGCAGCAGTAGCGCATCATCAAGCGGTGCTGATACTAGCATGACAAGCCAACCAGAGTCAAGTAGTTCTAACAGTTCATCAAGTTCCAGTCATTCTTCGACGGATACTTCCGAGGGTAACAGTCAAACAGAGTCGTCTAGCGATTCTCCTTGA